The Chitinophaga flava genome has a segment encoding these proteins:
- a CDS encoding TonB-dependent receptor: MKKTSLLRACCAMLLSTLLLSWVQIAEGLKDKIDVGFRQTKVLSVLQYLEKNTRLKFSYNLDDLEKLKPVTIDKKERTVENLLQEISHATSLQFRMTEDIILVKAAPATSLAVAQPAQEKPVEGVVKAAGGEALPGVSVRVKGTAHGMLTDVQGRFKFTDLPAGSVLEVSFIGYEKQEVTVNGQSPLTVTLAASTKVLDQVVVVGYGTQSKRNVSAAITSVKGSEISNVATNNPVNALQGKVAGLTVTNTGGAPGGMADIRLRGISTFGSHQPLFVIDGSPGDPYYLNNNDIASIEVLKDGAAASIYGSKSANGVILVTTKKGKKGAPKIEFNTWYSVVNPTGKLHLLDADGYLKVHSMMYDAAPAGTKKPAYLKTGVTANTNWQDEILGQGNSENYSLNLTGGSEYFNYGLSGNIANEKGTLLGTNFKKKSIRSRNEYKKGRLTVEANLVYAETQRRDVPYSVKDAFFQSPLLPVYDSKEKYGYAMQINQLPKYENAVGVNFYNDNSNKTQYFNGNARLSLELLKGMKFVTNLNLANSTYFTYNYHPPYRANANDPLIPYARLEDGRTTYRERLMENLLYYDRSFGKHNLNLLAGYTAAESASNSLTAVADGKTTVYSVVDGQIVSNVIPGGFLDPSFNTMDGASGGTYSAGGTRWQYNRLSWLGRVNYAYDGKYLLQLSVRRDGSSKFGENRRYGTFPSASIGWNLQSEPFMQQFNWLTMLKLRASYGRLGNEDVLTAYDHQQLILIKNVQGGGYVQGAGSTAWPGGAAYDLRNKDLRWETNVSRNIGFDFSINNKLTGAFNYFNNTTIDLLIRKALAPSNGLNDPVMNVGRIANRGWELELTWADKKGDFNYSVTGTVSQVKNKVLELANDGQKLYGVGLKYGTGPVPNTTQVGSEMGAFYLYEADGIFQSDAEVAAYKNSKGELLQPDAKAGDIRFKDTNGDGVIDNNDKTYQGSAFPKIEYGLNMSVAWKGFDLQLFWQGVGGNKLYNGNKYELQGMDAGRNFDVSTLNAWTPQNTNTNVPRAVLGDPNNNNRESTRFLESGSYLRLKMLSLGYSFSPKLLQQAKVSRLRLYVSAQNILTFTKYSGPDPEIGRTDVLNNGLDRMMYPQNKVLMAGAQLEF, encoded by the coding sequence ATGAAGAAAACATCCCTTCTAAGGGCATGCTGTGCCATGCTCCTGTCTACCCTTTTGCTAAGTTGGGTGCAAATAGCAGAAGGCCTGAAAGATAAGATTGACGTAGGTTTTAGGCAAACAAAGGTGCTCAGCGTGCTGCAGTACCTCGAGAAAAATACCCGCCTGAAATTTTCGTACAATCTCGATGATCTGGAAAAACTGAAACCTGTGACCATCGATAAAAAAGAGCGGACAGTAGAAAATCTGCTCCAGGAGATCAGCCATGCTACCTCCCTGCAATTCCGGATGACTGAAGACATCATCCTGGTAAAAGCAGCACCAGCTACCTCTCTGGCGGTAGCACAGCCTGCACAGGAAAAACCGGTGGAAGGCGTGGTGAAGGCCGCTGGCGGCGAAGCGCTACCAGGTGTTAGTGTACGCGTAAAAGGTACTGCCCATGGAATGCTTACCGATGTACAGGGCCGCTTCAAATTCACTGACCTGCCTGCAGGATCTGTATTGGAAGTGTCTTTCATCGGTTATGAAAAACAGGAGGTAACTGTCAACGGTCAATCACCGCTGACTGTTACCCTTGCTGCTTCCACCAAAGTACTGGACCAGGTAGTGGTAGTAGGTTATGGTACACAGAGTAAAAGAAATGTGAGTGCAGCCATCACCTCCGTAAAAGGCAGCGAAATTTCCAACGTGGCCACCAATAACCCTGTCAATGCATTGCAGGGTAAAGTAGCAGGCCTCACTGTTACCAATACCGGCGGTGCCCCCGGCGGTATGGCCGATATCAGACTGCGTGGTATCAGTACCTTCGGTAGCCATCAGCCACTCTTCGTCATCGATGGTAGCCCCGGCGATCCCTATTACCTCAATAACAACGATATTGCTTCCATAGAAGTACTGAAAGATGGTGCTGCTGCCTCTATCTACGGTTCTAAAAGTGCCAACGGTGTAATCCTCGTCACCACTAAAAAAGGAAAAAAAGGTGCCCCGAAAATTGAATTCAACACCTGGTACAGCGTTGTCAACCCCACCGGTAAACTGCACCTGCTCGATGCGGATGGTTACCTGAAAGTTCATAGCATGATGTACGATGCCGCCCCGGCCGGCACCAAAAAACCCGCTTACCTCAAAACAGGTGTTACCGCTAACACCAACTGGCAGGATGAAATCCTCGGTCAGGGTAACAGCGAAAACTATAGCCTTAACCTCACCGGTGGCAGCGAATATTTTAACTATGGCCTCAGCGGTAACATCGCCAACGAAAAAGGTACGCTGCTGGGAACCAATTTTAAAAAGAAATCCATCCGCTCCCGCAATGAGTATAAAAAAGGACGCCTTACAGTAGAAGCTAACCTGGTATATGCTGAAACACAGCGCAGAGACGTTCCGTATAGTGTGAAAGACGCCTTCTTCCAGTCGCCACTGTTACCTGTATACGATAGCAAGGAGAAATACGGATATGCCATGCAGATCAACCAGCTGCCTAAATATGAGAATGCCGTAGGGGTGAACTTTTACAATGATAACAGCAATAAAACACAGTATTTCAACGGTAATGCGCGGCTGTCACTCGAACTGCTGAAAGGCATGAAGTTCGTTACCAATCTTAACCTGGCCAACTCTACTTACTTTACCTACAATTATCATCCTCCTTACCGCGCCAATGCCAATGATCCGCTGATCCCATATGCAAGATTGGAAGACGGACGCACCACCTACCGGGAACGGCTGATGGAAAATCTGTTGTACTATGATCGCAGCTTTGGTAAACATAACCTCAACCTCCTGGCAGGTTATACGGCAGCAGAAAGCGCTTCCAATAGTTTAACTGCAGTGGCAGACGGTAAAACCACCGTTTATTCTGTAGTAGATGGTCAGATCGTATCTAATGTGATACCTGGCGGATTTCTGGACCCATCCTTCAATACTATGGATGGTGCCAGTGGCGGTACTTACAGTGCTGGCGGTACCCGCTGGCAGTACAACCGTCTCTCCTGGCTGGGCCGTGTAAACTATGCCTATGATGGAAAATATCTCCTCCAGCTTTCCGTACGTCGTGATGGTTCCTCCAAATTCGGTGAAAACCGCCGCTATGGTACTTTCCCTTCTGCTTCTATCGGATGGAACCTGCAGAGTGAACCCTTCATGCAACAGTTCAACTGGCTTACCATGTTGAAACTCCGCGCCAGCTATGGTCGCCTGGGTAACGAAGATGTACTCACTGCCTATGATCATCAGCAGCTGATCCTCATCAAAAATGTACAGGGTGGTGGTTATGTACAGGGTGCCGGTTCTACAGCATGGCCTGGTGGTGCAGCCTACGATCTGCGCAACAAAGATCTGCGCTGGGAAACCAACGTTAGCCGCAACATCGGTTTCGACTTCAGTATCAATAACAAACTTACCGGTGCTTTCAACTACTTCAACAATACTACCATCGACCTGCTGATCAGAAAGGCATTGGCTCCCAGCAATGGCCTCAATGATCCTGTTATGAACGTGGGCCGTATCGCTAACCGCGGTTGGGAACTGGAACTCACCTGGGCTGATAAAAAAGGTGACTTCAACTATAGTGTAACCGGCACCGTTAGCCAGGTGAAAAACAAAGTGCTGGAACTCGCCAACGACGGACAGAAACTCTACGGCGTAGGCCTCAAATACGGCACAGGCCCCGTTCCCAATACTACCCAGGTAGGTAGCGAAATGGGTGCGTTTTACCTGTACGAGGCAGATGGTATCTTCCAGTCTGATGCAGAAGTAGCGGCGTATAAAAACAGCAAAGGCGAACTGCTGCAGCCGGATGCCAAAGCCGGTGATATCCGCTTTAAAGATACCAACGGTGACGGTGTAATTGACAACAACGATAAAACCTACCAGGGCAGCGCTTTCCCTAAAATCGAATACGGACTGAATATGAGCGTAGCCTGGAAAGGCTTCGATCTGCAGCTCTTCTGGCAGGGTGTGGGTGGTAATAAACTCTACAACGGTAACAAATACGAGTTACAGGGTATGGATGCCGGCCGTAACTTCGACGTGAGCACACTCAACGCCTGGACACCACAGAACACCAATACCAATGTACCACGTGCTGTATTGGGTGATCCCAACAATAACAACCGTGAGTCTACCCGTTTCCTCGAAAGCGGCAGCTACCTGCGTCTGAAAATGCTCTCCCTGGGATATTCATTCTCTCCGAAGCTGCTGCAGCAGGCGAAGGTATCACGCTTACGCCTGTACGTAAGTGCGCAGAACATACTCACCTTCACCAAATACTCTGGCCCGGATCCTGAAATTGGCCGTACCGATGTGCTGAACAACGGTCTTGACCGCATGATGTATCCGCAAAACAAAGTATTGATGGCTGGCGCTCAGCTGGAATTCTAA
- a CDS encoding radical SAM protein, with protein MTGDPYCSALVMKIASRCNINCSYCYMYSFEDQTYLQQPKFMSQDTVDILLLKVKEHCLRHSLQRFFFIFHGGEPLLAKKEFFSEFVEKARRTIDTGVKLFFSVQTNGILLTDEWCQLFIKYNIRVGVSLDGPQAVHDKHRVDHSGKGTFLKVLEGINTLKANGLEQTAKMLCVINVDTDPIEMYEFFKSTGIRSIDFLFPDLNYECLPQHINLATETRYADWLIKIFDRWILDSKSTSPIQIRRFVNAISLIMGKSTISDEMGSENNSVLVIETDGGIESIDSLKICGDGFTKENLNISTNSIDDALSSNLARLYYKSHNSLCDKCNACQVKEVCGGGHIVHRYKKSNSFDNPSIYCNDLGKIYTHIRNSVYEILKKYELVEA; from the coding sequence ATGACTGGAGATCCATATTGTTCCGCTTTGGTGATGAAAATTGCCAGTAGGTGTAATATTAACTGCTCTTACTGCTATATGTATAGTTTCGAAGACCAAACATACTTGCAGCAGCCTAAGTTTATGAGTCAGGATACGGTTGACATATTACTTCTGAAAGTAAAAGAGCATTGTCTCCGTCACTCGTTGCAACGATTCTTTTTCATTTTTCATGGAGGAGAACCGCTACTGGCAAAAAAAGAATTTTTCAGTGAATTTGTGGAGAAAGCCAGGAGAACAATTGATACAGGAGTGAAGCTCTTTTTCTCTGTTCAAACTAATGGAATCCTGCTTACAGATGAATGGTGTCAACTGTTTATTAAATATAACATACGGGTTGGGGTCAGTCTGGACGGGCCTCAGGCCGTGCATGACAAACACAGGGTGGACCATTCCGGGAAAGGGACCTTTTTAAAAGTGCTTGAAGGGATCAACACGCTAAAGGCTAATGGCCTGGAGCAAACGGCCAAAATGTTATGTGTCATCAACGTGGATACTGATCCTATCGAAATGTATGAGTTCTTCAAATCAACCGGCATAAGGAGTATTGATTTTTTATTTCCTGATCTTAACTACGAATGTCTTCCCCAACATATTAATCTCGCTACTGAAACAAGGTATGCCGATTGGTTAATTAAAATTTTTGATCGATGGATCCTTGATTCCAAAAGCACTTCCCCTATTCAGATAAGACGCTTTGTAAATGCAATCAGCCTGATCATGGGGAAATCCACGATATCCGATGAAATGGGATCAGAAAACAACAGTGTTCTGGTAATAGAAACAGATGGAGGAATCGAATCTATCGATTCGCTGAAAATATGCGGAGATGGGTTCACAAAGGAAAATTTAAATATCAGTACAAATAGTATAGACGACGCACTTAGCTCAAATCTGGCCAGGTTGTATTATAAAAGCCATAACAGTTTGTGCGACAAATGTAATGCTTGTCAGGTGAAGGAAGTATGCGGAGGTGGACATATTGTTCACCGGTATAAAAAGTCAAATAGCTTCGATAATCCCTCCATATACTGCAATGATCTCGGGAAGATATATACACATATACGGAACAGCGTTTATGAGATACTCAAAAAGTATGAACTGGTTGAAGCATGA
- a CDS encoding RNA polymerase sigma factor — translation MLNAHHATDTSAGRYCEKDYAGFWYEMQQDNEQGLYKIYHDLYDNFYHYGISVVLEKGIVKEAINDIFVDIWRKRHQLDMPENIQAYLFICFKRKLYKILTKTQKGITLTDSQLFPEPEELPYESVLIRQETDAQVKNKLEQMLALLTSRQKEFIRMRFYEDLSIEEIAVKTAATPRTIYNTIHNALVRIREVYTDATFIALLLLLIDMEKNS, via the coding sequence ATGCTCAACGCTCATCACGCTACTGATACCAGCGCAGGCAGGTATTGTGAAAAAGATTATGCAGGTTTCTGGTATGAAATGCAGCAGGACAATGAACAGGGCCTGTATAAGATTTACCATGACCTTTACGATAACTTCTACCACTATGGTATCTCTGTTGTGCTGGAAAAAGGTATCGTCAAAGAAGCTATCAATGACATTTTCGTAGATATCTGGCGGAAACGCCATCAGCTGGACATGCCGGAGAATATCCAGGCATATCTTTTTATATGCTTTAAAAGAAAACTGTATAAGATCCTCACCAAAACCCAGAAAGGGATTACCCTTACTGATAGTCAGCTGTTTCCCGAACCGGAAGAGCTGCCCTATGAATCAGTGCTGATCCGTCAGGAAACCGATGCACAGGTGAAGAATAAACTGGAACAAATGCTGGCGCTGCTCACCAGCCGTCAGAAAGAATTTATCCGCATGCGCTTTTATGAAGACCTGAGCATAGAGGAAATAGCAGTTAAGACAGCCGCCACCCCCCGCACCATCTATAATACCATCCACAATGCCCTCGTCCGCATCCGGGAAGTATATACCGATGCCACATTTATCGCACTGCTGCTGCTTTTGATCGATATGGAAAAAAATTCCTGA
- a CDS encoding radical SAM protein: MATCSYLVIKVSSRCNLNCTYCYMYNLGDMTYKNQPKVMSDEVADAVIQKAAAHAYERKLKKFQMSFHGGEPLLAGMNFFENFIRKARNVFSSYNIPLNFSIQTNGILLNQEWCDFFNEHKVAIGISLDGNETTNDKNRVYHNGKGSYKDVVKGIKALQHSGHNLSGGILTVIDLETDPADLYRHFKELDIVYLDLLFPDSNYAHPYLEYQWATSTAYADWLIRFYDAWYYDTDQYRPKIRLFENISHGIVGRYQSSDFLGNHENQVLVIETDGNIEPVDVLKICGDGFTKQGVNVLTHSIEDSFSKDLIKLYNQSHLVLHEKCQRCPVQNICGGGYLPHRYSNENEFDNPSIYCRDLMKIINHIRNRVVEKISTYVDGEVPYKQMSFEELEECF, encoded by the coding sequence ATGGCGACCTGTTCTTATTTGGTGATAAAGGTGTCAAGCCGGTGTAACCTGAACTGTACCTACTGCTATATGTATAACCTTGGTGACATGACTTACAAAAATCAACCCAAGGTGATGTCAGATGAAGTTGCAGATGCCGTTATTCAAAAAGCGGCCGCACACGCGTATGAAAGAAAACTTAAGAAGTTCCAGATGAGCTTTCACGGAGGTGAGCCTCTACTTGCCGGGATGAATTTTTTTGAAAATTTTATCCGGAAAGCCAGGAATGTATTTTCGTCCTATAATATCCCGCTTAATTTTTCCATTCAAACCAATGGCATATTGCTGAATCAGGAATGGTGTGATTTTTTTAATGAACATAAAGTTGCCATTGGGATCAGCCTGGACGGTAATGAAACGACAAACGACAAAAACAGGGTATATCATAATGGTAAAGGAAGCTACAAGGATGTAGTTAAGGGAATCAAAGCCCTGCAGCATTCAGGCCATAATTTAAGCGGAGGAATATTGACAGTGATTGACCTTGAAACAGACCCGGCTGATTTATATCGTCACTTTAAAGAGCTGGATATAGTATACCTCGACCTGCTGTTTCCTGATTCCAATTACGCTCATCCTTACCTGGAATACCAATGGGCCACCAGTACAGCCTATGCAGACTGGCTTATTCGTTTTTACGATGCCTGGTATTATGATACAGATCAGTACAGGCCGAAGATCCGCTTGTTTGAAAATATTTCACATGGTATTGTTGGCCGTTATCAATCCAGTGATTTCCTCGGCAATCATGAAAACCAGGTACTGGTTATCGAAACAGATGGAAATATAGAACCCGTTGACGTGTTAAAGATTTGCGGAGATGGTTTCACCAAGCAAGGAGTAAATGTACTGACTCATTCTATTGAAGATTCCTTTTCCAAAGATCTCATAAAACTATACAATCAAAGTCACCTGGTCCTGCATGAAAAATGCCAGCGTTGTCCTGTACAAAATATTTGTGGCGGCGGATACCTTCCACATCGCTACAGCAATGAAAACGAATTTGACAATCCATCCATCTATTGCAGGGATTTAATGAAGATTATCAACCATATCCGAAACAGAGTAGTCGAAAAAATTTCTACTTATGTTGATGGTGAAGTGCCATACAAACAAATGTCGTTTGAGGAACTGGAAGAATGTTTTTAA
- a CDS encoding outer membrane beta-barrel protein, with product MNEKKFRISGAVISQSSIPVTTGMVAAERLNSNGIVAQTVLDTTGKFILPQLAAGHYTLKIASIGYKIWTNNNIVLTDKDIDLQNLILLDSTTTLKAINIAGSTPPIRSENGKLIIDATNKIYQTSGNALNLIARLPAVSVVQDNIRINGTVQPVVLINGKRSPLSIQELKNLPANEIKKIELITAPGSEYDGNYNAVIDITLNKAKYVNGSNVNGYLGYGRNQFNQLYGGLGYVHQKDGGHYFQADYDYSKYSGLLDFESNRQTETSQFKNTYSEHSFSKQIPNSHSLRLNYEKPLNDKSKLGLSVRGIYGDYKENTLTNSTLVFIKPQAYGQEINSNNDISSINRSIASTLFYQLKIDSTSDLSMQVNHGYFDQDQHQQIDITNSAITGLNSTLNDVVSQTRLLTFNADLKKRWKDFRFKTGIKASTTTADNNLVYDTLAGSFYRRDSARTNNFAYDEQIFAGYVNASRAIKGFNLTAGVRYEYTRGSGDLVTTKQKFVREYGNLLPYFNISRDFFNRSLNIDLSYTRKLQRPAYSDLNPFSIISSPYTRIEGNPYLQPAIFNSYEANFNYKNINLNISYRKRDDVISQMPFYDFQSQILTLKMVNINNRKSLVFALSYIKEITKWYTLQVSGTLLNDEFNSQFNGKNYHLQGYNFTFTTLNTFTILPGFLFTANSYYTTSSVYDIYRFKPQSSITTGIRKEFLNKKIILVAEYRDMFLGMKDKMVQNTDGFQNEINQFRGSRTFDIRLEFDLQKLRQSIKSLNIRSSEEESRVKSR from the coding sequence ATGAATGAAAAAAAATTCCGGATAAGCGGAGCTGTTATTTCTCAGAGCAGCATTCCGGTTACCACAGGTATGGTTGCGGCGGAACGTTTAAACAGTAATGGGATTGTTGCGCAAACTGTTTTGGATACTACAGGTAAATTCATCCTGCCCCAGCTGGCTGCCGGCCACTATACTCTTAAAATAGCCTCTATAGGCTATAAAATATGGACCAATAACAATATAGTCCTTACTGACAAGGACATCGACTTACAGAACCTGATTCTATTAGACAGTACTACCACACTCAAAGCCATCAATATTGCGGGATCCACACCGCCCATCAGAAGTGAAAATGGCAAATTAATCATAGATGCTACCAATAAAATCTATCAAACTTCCGGTAATGCATTGAACCTCATTGCCAGGCTCCCAGCCGTTTCTGTAGTGCAGGACAATATCCGGATAAACGGAACCGTTCAACCTGTTGTTTTAATAAACGGGAAAAGAAGTCCTTTGTCTATCCAGGAATTAAAGAATCTGCCGGCGAATGAAATAAAGAAGATAGAATTAATTACAGCCCCGGGATCAGAATATGATGGCAATTATAATGCAGTAATAGACATAACACTTAACAAAGCCAAATACGTAAATGGTTCTAACGTAAACGGCTACCTTGGATATGGCAGGAATCAATTTAACCAGCTGTACGGAGGTTTGGGATATGTTCATCAAAAAGACGGAGGACATTATTTCCAGGCCGATTATGATTATTCAAAGTATAGTGGACTCCTGGATTTTGAAAGTAACAGGCAAACAGAAACCAGCCAGTTTAAAAACACTTATTCAGAGCATTCCTTTTCCAAACAAATACCCAATAGCCATTCCCTGAGACTCAATTACGAAAAACCGCTCAATGATAAATCAAAGCTGGGTCTGAGTGTTCGGGGGATATACGGAGATTATAAAGAAAATACCCTCACCAACAGTACTTTGGTCTTTATAAAACCACAGGCATACGGTCAGGAGATTAACAGCAATAATGATATTTCTTCCATCAACAGATCTATTGCCAGTACCCTTTTCTATCAACTCAAAATTGATAGCACAAGCGACCTCAGTATGCAGGTAAACCATGGTTATTTTGATCAGGACCAGCATCAGCAGATTGATATTACCAACAGTGCCATAACTGGGCTCAACAGTACACTGAATGACGTTGTATCCCAAACCAGGTTATTGACTTTCAACGCCGATCTCAAAAAAAGATGGAAAGATTTTAGGTTCAAAACAGGTATAAAGGCCAGTACTACTACTGCTGATAATAATCTCGTCTATGATACACTGGCCGGATCATTCTACAGGAGGGATTCAGCACGGACCAACAACTTTGCATATGATGAACAGATATTTGCAGGCTATGTAAATGCCAGCCGGGCTATTAAAGGTTTTAATCTTACAGCAGGGGTAAGGTATGAATATACCAGGGGTAGCGGAGATCTTGTCACAACAAAACAAAAGTTCGTCAGGGAATATGGTAATCTCCTACCCTATTTTAATATATCCAGAGACTTTTTTAACCGGAGCTTAAATATAGACCTGTCTTATACCCGAAAACTACAAAGGCCCGCCTATAGCGACCTAAACCCGTTTTCTATCATTTCAAGCCCGTACACAAGAATAGAAGGAAATCCTTATCTCCAGCCTGCCATCTTCAATAGTTATGAAGCAAACTTCAACTATAAAAATATTAACCTGAATATCTCTTATAGGAAAAGAGATGATGTGATCAGTCAGATGCCTTTTTACGATTTTCAAAGTCAGATACTGACCTTAAAAATGGTAAACATTAACAATAGAAAAAGCCTGGTATTTGCATTAAGTTATATAAAAGAGATTACCAAATGGTATACCCTGCAGGTTTCCGGCACCTTATTGAATGATGAATTCAATTCGCAGTTTAATGGCAAAAACTATCATCTCCAGGGATATAATTTCACCTTTACAACATTAAATACCTTCACCATACTGCCAGGATTCCTGTTCACTGCCAATAGTTATTATACCACCAGTTCAGTATACGATATATACCGGTTTAAACCTCAAAGCTCTATTACAACCGGCATCCGGAAAGAATTTCTTAACAAGAAGATTATCCTGGTGGCAGAATACCGGGACATGTTCCTGGGCATGAAAGACAAGATGGTGCAAAATACGGATGGTTTTCAAAATGAAATCAATCAGTTCCGTGGCTCCAGGACCTTTGATATAAGGTTGGAATTTGATCTGCAAAAATTAAGGCAAAGTATTAAAAGCCTCAATATCAGAAGCAGTGAAGAAGAATCGCGCGTTAAGAGCAGATAG
- a CDS encoding alpha-1,2-fucosyltransferase — MVINLYKNGQLGNRLLHASAFIANSIEHGYSFYYLSFPEAYQQYFDLEDNATLKLTGVRFHFSRSGTLNSILIKIASGLFKFLKKRKSLPFLDYLTIIPASQPNGALYCDMNDARFLEKAKNKVLFVEGWRFTDHINMPKHLFFIRDIFKPREKYAGLIDTIVNKARKFGKTLIGIHIRRGDYKNYQGGKWFYEDTVYVRKIQEMQQLLSGHDNPSSVVFIICSDEEIDMHSFSTLPVVYIRKSEIIDLYTLAKCDYIIAPPSTFSGWASYYGNVPTYYIDNPEAPVLQTEFTIGFHKHFTNKAAHCVNYYEMIGQEQA; from the coding sequence ATGGTTATCAACTTGTATAAGAACGGCCAGTTGGGGAACAGGTTATTGCATGCTTCGGCATTTATTGCCAATTCAATAGAGCATGGATACTCGTTTTATTATTTGTCTTTTCCGGAGGCATACCAGCAATATTTTGACCTGGAGGATAATGCAACCCTTAAATTAACAGGTGTCAGGTTTCATTTTTCGAGATCAGGTACCCTTAATTCGATATTGATCAAAATTGCCAGCGGACTTTTCAAATTCCTGAAGAAAAGGAAAAGCCTCCCATTCCTGGATTACCTTACGATTATTCCTGCATCACAACCCAATGGTGCATTGTATTGCGATATGAATGATGCCCGTTTCCTGGAGAAAGCCAAAAACAAAGTGCTCTTTGTAGAAGGCTGGCGGTTTACCGACCATATCAACATGCCCAAACACCTCTTCTTCATCCGTGATATTTTTAAGCCCAGAGAGAAATATGCCGGACTAATTGATACAATAGTAAACAAAGCCCGGAAATTCGGGAAAACATTGATAGGCATACATATCAGAAGAGGCGATTACAAAAACTACCAGGGAGGAAAATGGTTTTATGAGGACACTGTTTATGTAAGAAAAATACAGGAAATGCAACAGTTGTTATCCGGACACGACAATCCTTCTTCTGTTGTTTTTATTATCTGCTCGGATGAGGAAATTGATATGCATTCCTTCTCTACCTTGCCCGTTGTATACATCCGGAAAAGTGAAATAATAGATCTGTATACGCTGGCAAAATGTGATTATATAATTGCTCCACCAAGTACATTCAGCGGTTGGGCTTCCTACTACGGGAATGTTCCGACCTATTATATTGATAACCCGGAAGCCCCTGTCCTGCAGACTGAATTCACCATAGGATTTCATAAACATTTTACTAATAAAGCAGCGCATTGCGTAAACTATTATGAGATGATCGGCCAGGAGCAGGCCTAG
- a CDS encoding FecR family protein — protein sequence MDLQQYKAEDFILNDSFVRYCLRSNDTDVQFWENWLERYPHKQEEAEKARQWLFRLGLRLTPEEKDAEFGKLKAVISVADTPEKKISWKKIARIAAAIVLPLTATTWWLTTQRQVAPAADQEAYTIFKATDSLRRQVTLADGSLVILNPHSVLKVPTSYNQKQRNLQLEGEALFEVAKAEDKPFVVSAGNIHVQALGTAFKLRAYHFDKEAAVKLVEGKVRVAQETAVAELLPGEQLITGRNHARFNKNRFDLEREKAWRSGRLVFHNASPADIAATLEYWYGINIKVITRKNKPIRFNGVFNNKPLQEVLTAVCFVNGLESVTKNDTLFVQPISK from the coding sequence ATGGACTTACAGCAGTATAAGGCGGAAGACTTTATTTTAAACGATTCATTCGTACGTTACTGCCTGCGCAGTAATGATACGGACGTGCAGTTCTGGGAAAACTGGCTGGAACGTTATCCGCATAAACAGGAAGAAGCGGAAAAGGCACGGCAGTGGCTGTTCCGCCTGGGACTTCGTCTTACGCCGGAAGAAAAGGATGCCGAGTTTGGCAAGCTGAAAGCGGTCATCTCAGTAGCAGATACGCCGGAAAAAAAGATTTCCTGGAAAAAGATCGCAAGAATCGCTGCAGCTATCGTATTACCACTGACAGCTACCACCTGGTGGCTGACAACACAACGGCAGGTGGCTCCTGCTGCTGATCAGGAAGCCTACACCATTTTTAAGGCTACGGATAGCCTCCGGCGTCAGGTAACACTGGCCGATGGAAGTCTGGTGATACTCAACCCGCACAGTGTGCTGAAAGTTCCCACCTCCTATAATCAAAAGCAACGTAACCTGCAGCTGGAAGGGGAGGCCCTGTTTGAAGTGGCCAAAGCGGAAGACAAACCATTTGTAGTGAGTGCCGGTAATATCCATGTACAGGCGCTGGGCACCGCCTTTAAATTAAGAGCTTACCATTTTGATAAAGAAGCTGCTGTAAAACTGGTGGAAGGAAAGGTACGGGTAGCGCAGGAAACAGCCGTAGCAGAACTGCTGCCCGGAGAACAACTCATCACCGGCAGAAACCACGCCCGCTTTAATAAAAACAGGTTCGATCTGGAACGGGAAAAAGCATGGCGCAGCGGTCGTCTCGTCTTTCACAATGCATCTCCCGCAGATATCGCCGCCACATTGGAATACTGGTATGGTATCAACATAAAAGTAATCACACGAAAAAACAAACCTATCCGCTTTAACGGCGTATTCAACAACAAACCGCTGCAGGAAGTATTGACGGCCGTTTGTTTCGTCAACGGGCTCGAGTCTGTCACAAAAAATGACACTTTATTCGTGCAACCAATAAGTAAATAG